In Candidatus Eisenbacteria bacterium, one DNA window encodes the following:
- a CDS encoding thiamine pyrophosphate-binding protein — protein MSDITGGELLARCLANEGIRFMFGLPCPEVDPLLASLEPHGLRLVPIRHEAAAVHMAEGLYKTTGQVAAVLGNPGPGSANLLPGVITARHEGVPVVVITAQHRLGIVYPSPPSTFQGQDQLDVFRPTVKWGGPIFEWGRIPEVTALAFREMWCGRPGPVHLEVPAPVMYALGDPAGVRIVPPARSRAALPQASDAELRAAARLLSAARRPVIVAGSGVDRAGANGALREIVDLLRCPVITTMAGRSSFPIDHPSRLHGYGPGADLARQEADVVLVLGSRLGNLDLPYDKYWGDPARQKVVQIDADPRNIGVTRPLAMAIVADLATAAPGLTDALRALGATAGDARDLARYREVEARWRDAAFAAVAAWSGPGIHPAHAMQIIGEVFGRDAVYVTDGGNTSLWAHNCLPPTGPRSYHSILELGMLGTGIPSAIGAKLGAPDRKVVCVTGDGAAGFHFMEMQSAARENLALTTIVFAEGSWTMEEPNERMLYGKTFGTAMGTVRWDKVAEGLGCRAAYVDELDYLRPALDEARSHAGPSVVCIKSDRDANLSLPQDMIARFFEVYQGPAA, from the coding sequence ATGAGTGACATCACCGGTGGAGAGCTCCTCGCTCGCTGCCTCGCGAACGAAGGCATACGATTCATGTTCGGCCTTCCCTGTCCCGAGGTGGATCCGCTTCTCGCGAGCCTCGAGCCCCATGGCCTCAGGCTGGTCCCGATCCGTCACGAGGCGGCGGCCGTGCACATGGCCGAAGGACTCTACAAGACGACCGGCCAGGTCGCCGCCGTGCTCGGCAATCCCGGTCCGGGCTCGGCGAACCTACTGCCGGGCGTGATCACGGCGCGCCACGAGGGCGTGCCGGTCGTCGTGATCACGGCGCAGCACCGCCTCGGCATCGTCTACCCGTCGCCCCCGTCGACCTTTCAGGGACAGGACCAGCTCGACGTCTTCCGTCCGACCGTCAAGTGGGGCGGGCCGATCTTCGAGTGGGGCCGCATCCCGGAGGTGACGGCGCTCGCGTTTCGCGAGATGTGGTGCGGGCGTCCGGGTCCGGTGCACCTCGAGGTCCCGGCTCCCGTCATGTACGCGCTCGGCGATCCGGCGGGCGTGCGCATCGTACCCCCGGCGCGCTCGCGCGCGGCATTGCCGCAGGCTTCCGATGCGGAGCTGCGGGCCGCCGCGAGACTGCTCTCCGCGGCGCGGCGTCCAGTTATCGTCGCCGGATCCGGCGTCGATCGGGCCGGCGCCAACGGCGCGCTCCGCGAGATCGTCGACCTCCTGCGCTGCCCGGTCATCACCACGATGGCGGGACGCTCGAGCTTCCCCATAGACCACCCGAGCCGGCTCCACGGCTATGGCCCCGGCGCCGATCTCGCGCGCCAGGAGGCCGACGTCGTGCTCGTGCTGGGATCGCGGCTCGGCAATCTGGATCTCCCCTACGACAAGTACTGGGGTGATCCGGCACGCCAGAAGGTCGTGCAGATCGATGCGGATCCACGCAACATCGGCGTCACCCGCCCGCTCGCGATGGCGATCGTCGCCGACCTCGCGACTGCCGCACCGGGTCTCACCGACGCGCTTCGCGCGCTCGGGGCGACGGCGGGCGATGCCCGAGACCTCGCCCGCTACCGCGAAGTAGAGGCACGCTGGCGTGACGCGGCGTTCGCCGCCGTCGCGGCCTGGTCGGGGCCCGGCATCCATCCCGCCCATGCGATGCAGATCATCGGCGAGGTGTTCGGCCGCGACGCCGTCTACGTGACCGACGGCGGCAACACGTCGCTCTGGGCCCACAACTGCCTCCCACCGACCGGGCCGCGCTCGTACCACAGCATCCTCGAGCTCGGCATGCTCGGTACCGGCATCCCGTCGGCGATCGGCGCCAAGCTCGGCGCGCCCGATCGTAAGGTCGTCTGCGTGACCGGCGACGGCGCCGCCGGCTTCCATTTCATGGAGATGCAGAGCGCGGCGCGCGAGAACCTCGCGCTCACGACCATCGTGTTCGCCGAGGGCTCGTGGACGATGGAGGAGCCGAACGAGCGCATGCTCTACGGCAAGACTTTCGGCACCGCCATGGGCACCGTCCGCTGGGACAAGGTCGCCGAGGGGCTCGGCTGTCGGGCCGCCTACGTCGACGAGCTCGACTACCTCCGTCCTGCCCTCGATGAGGCCCGCTCGCACGCCGGTCCGAGCGTGGTCTGCATCAAGAGCGACCGCGACGCCAATCTGTCGCTGCCGCAGGACATGATCGCGCGCTTCTTCGAGGTCTACCAGGGACCCGCCGCATGA
- a CDS encoding haloalkane dehalogenase has product MRILRTPESRFANLPDYGFAPHYYPITPELRLHYVDEGPREAPPVLMLHGEPTWSYLYRHMIPPVAGAGLRALAPDLIGFGKSDKPAAREDYSYAGQVAWIRDWIEALDLRDITLVCQDWGSLIGLRLAAESPERFARILLGNGGLPTEHTRISGAFHVWRAFSRWSPVFPIGWIVQGGTRRWLTAPERAAYDAPFPSAEYKAAARVYPSLVPVSSYSPEGSADNERAWGVFERWTQPFICCFSDGDPITRGLDLAFRERVPGARGQPHTTLHGGHFLQEDDPANFARLIVEVCRATA; this is encoded by the coding sequence GTGAGGATCCTGCGCACTCCCGAATCGCGCTTCGCGAACCTGCCCGACTACGGGTTCGCACCACACTACTATCCGATCACGCCCGAGCTGCGCCTGCACTATGTCGACGAGGGCCCGCGGGAGGCACCGCCAGTGCTGATGCTGCATGGCGAGCCGACGTGGTCGTACCTGTACCGCCACATGATTCCCCCCGTCGCCGGCGCGGGTCTGCGCGCGCTGGCGCCGGATCTGATCGGCTTCGGCAAATCCGACAAGCCAGCCGCGCGCGAGGACTATAGCTATGCTGGGCAGGTGGCCTGGATCCGCGACTGGATCGAGGCGCTGGACCTGCGCGACATCACGCTGGTGTGCCAGGACTGGGGCTCGCTGATCGGTCTTCGCCTGGCGGCCGAGAGCCCCGAACGCTTCGCGCGCATCCTGCTGGGCAACGGCGGCTTGCCGACCGAGCACACGCGCATCTCCGGCGCCTTCCACGTCTGGCGCGCGTTCTCGCGTTGGAGTCCGGTGTTTCCGATCGGTTGGATCGTGCAGGGCGGGACGCGACGCTGGCTCACGGCGCCCGAGCGCGCCGCGTACGACGCGCCTTTCCCGAGCGCAGAATACAAGGCCGCGGCGCGCGTCTACCCGTCGCTGGTGCCGGTGTCGAGCTACAGCCCCGAGGGCAGCGCCGACAACGAACGCGCGTGGGGCGTCTTCGAGCGCTGGACCCAGCCGTTCATCTGCTGCTTCAGCGACGGCGACCCCATCACCCGCGGTCTGGACCTCGCGTTCCGCGAGCGCGTGCCGGGTGCCCGCGGCCAGCCGCACACCACGCTCCATGGCGGGCACTTCCTGCAGGAAGACGACCCGGCGAATTTCGCGCGGCTGATCGTCGAGGTCTGCCGGGCCACAGCTTGA
- a CDS encoding class I SAM-dependent methyltransferase translates to MRDGNPQPYVFGHSEREIERLKVQARLIDPITRRFFAEAGIAPGMRVLDIGSGAGDVAFLAASMVGKEGEVVGVDRVPAALETARVRAAERSLGNVTFREGDPADLSFERPFDAVLGRYVLQFQPDPAAMLRKVARHVRPGGVVVFHEIDWGGLGSFPPAPTFERCCRWGVETLSRNGTETRMGMKLHAAFVAAGLPQPRMRLEALIGGADGSDVLRLVADLVATLLPEMERLGLTTAATVGVDTLVERMREEGAATSTVFVGQNQVAAWSRTQER, encoded by the coding sequence ATGCGCGATGGCAACCCACAACCATACGTCTTCGGCCATTCGGAGCGGGAGATCGAGCGCCTCAAGGTGCAGGCCCGGCTCATCGATCCGATTACGCGACGATTCTTCGCCGAAGCCGGGATCGCCCCCGGGATGCGCGTGCTCGACATCGGCAGCGGTGCCGGTGACGTCGCGTTCCTCGCCGCGAGCATGGTCGGGAAGGAGGGTGAGGTCGTCGGCGTCGATCGGGTGCCCGCGGCGCTCGAGACGGCCAGGGTGCGCGCTGCCGAGCGCTCGCTGGGAAACGTGACCTTCCGCGAGGGCGATCCCGCCGATCTGTCCTTCGAGCGGCCGTTCGACGCTGTCCTCGGTCGCTACGTCCTGCAGTTCCAGCCCGATCCGGCGGCGATGCTTCGGAAGGTGGCGCGTCACGTGCGGCCCGGCGGCGTCGTCGTGTTCCACGAGATCGACTGGGGCGGTCTCGGGTCATTCCCGCCGGCGCCGACCTTCGAACGCTGCTGCCGATGGGGCGTCGAGACGCTCAGCCGGAACGGCACAGAGACCCGGATGGGCATGAAGCTGCACGCGGCGTTCGTCGCCGCAGGGCTGCCGCAGCCCCGAATGCGGCTCGAGGCGCTCATTGGAGGTGCAGACGGCTCCGATGTCCTGCGCCTGGTGGCGGACCTCGTCGCGACGCTGCTTCCCGAGATGGAGCGCCTAGGCCTGACGACGGCCGCCACAGTCGGCGTCGACACCTTGGTAGAGCGCATGCGAGAAGAAGGCGCGGCGACCTCTACCGTCTTCGTCGGACAGAACCAGGTCGCTGCCTGGTCCAGAACGCAGGAGCGCTGA
- a CDS encoding MFS transporter, which produces MTPTQPGLPLEIVGAAEEDFASDAMRKASRRLLPFLFVLYVAAFLDRVNVGFAQLQMKQALGFGDAVYGLGTGIFFIGYFLFEVPSNLLLARMGARVWIARIMITWGVISAAMALVRTPTSFYALRFLLGVAEAGFFPGIIYYLGGWFPAERRAFAVSRFMTAIPIAGIVGGPLSGALFMLDGAGGVAGWQWIFLGEGLPSVVLGIVVLCTLPNRPEDARWLSPAERECLAGRIRAEAARVSTCGHTTVRQALLHPMVWRLSFLLFPMLVGLYTISFWLPQLVQGFTGLGNVEVAVISAIPYVTAAATMVVVGSHSDRTGERCLHIAVAIAVGAAGMAFSAYARSPVSGVLALSLAAAGILSGNPIAWALPTTFLSGTAAAGAIGLINSIANLGGFIGPYLIGSVHEETGSFAAGLLIVAALMMCTSVQALALHRSPLNRYG; this is translated from the coding sequence GTGACGCCGACGCAACCGGGCTTGCCATTGGAAATCGTCGGGGCGGCTGAAGAAGATTTCGCCTCTGACGCAATGCGGAAGGCATCGCGCCGCCTGCTGCCGTTCTTGTTCGTCCTGTACGTCGCGGCGTTCCTGGACCGCGTCAACGTCGGCTTTGCACAGCTCCAAATGAAGCAGGCTCTCGGGTTCGGAGATGCGGTCTACGGACTCGGCACGGGGATCTTCTTCATTGGGTACTTCCTCTTCGAAGTACCGAGCAATCTCCTTCTCGCGCGCATGGGCGCCCGGGTCTGGATCGCGAGGATCATGATCACATGGGGAGTCATCTCCGCCGCGATGGCGCTCGTGCGGACTCCGACGAGTTTCTACGCGCTGCGATTCCTGCTGGGCGTCGCCGAAGCGGGTTTCTTCCCTGGGATCATCTACTACCTGGGCGGTTGGTTTCCCGCCGAGCGGCGTGCATTCGCGGTCTCCCGGTTCATGACCGCGATCCCGATTGCGGGAATCGTCGGAGGTCCACTCTCCGGCGCGCTCTTCATGCTCGACGGGGCCGGTGGCGTTGCCGGCTGGCAGTGGATTTTTCTCGGCGAGGGGCTGCCGTCGGTCGTGCTCGGAATCGTCGTCCTCTGCACCCTGCCGAATCGGCCGGAGGATGCACGGTGGTTGTCACCCGCGGAGCGGGAATGTCTCGCGGGCCGCATCCGTGCCGAAGCGGCTCGAGTGTCGACATGCGGACACACGACCGTTCGGCAGGCGCTTCTCCACCCGATGGTGTGGAGGCTCAGCTTCCTGTTGTTCCCGATGCTCGTCGGCCTCTACACGATCAGCTTCTGGCTGCCGCAGCTCGTGCAAGGATTCACAGGTCTCGGCAACGTCGAGGTGGCGGTGATCTCCGCGATTCCGTACGTGACGGCTGCCGCTACGATGGTGGTGGTCGGTTCGCATTCGGATCGCACCGGAGAGCGCTGTCTGCACATCGCCGTAGCGATCGCGGTGGGAGCGGCCGGGATGGCATTCAGCGCCTACGCGCGTTCACCGGTCTCGGGCGTCCTCGCGTTGTCGCTGGCAGCCGCGGGCATCCTGAGCGGCAACCCGATCGCGTGGGCGCTGCCGACGACATTTCTGAGCGGCACCGCGGCGGCAGGCGCGATCGGCCTCATCAACTCGATTGCGAATCTCGGCGGGTTCATCGGGCCCTACCTGATAGGGAGCGTGCACGAGGAAACCGGTAGCTTCGCGGCCGGCCTCCTGATCGTGGCGGCGCTGATGATGTGCACGTCGGTACAGGCCCTGGCCCTGCACCGATCGCCGCTGAACCGGTACGGATGA